In Camelus ferus isolate YT-003-E chromosome 5, BCGSAC_Cfer_1.0, whole genome shotgun sequence, one genomic interval encodes:
- the SH3BP4 gene encoding SH3 domain-binding protein 4, translating into MAAQRIRAANSSGLPRCKSEGTLIDLSEGFSESSFNDVKVPSPSALLADNPTPFGNAKEVVAIKDYCPTNFTTLKFSKGDHLYVLDTSGGEWWYAHNTTEMGYIPSSYVQPLNYRNSTLSDSGMIDNLPDSPDEVAKELDLLGGWAEDKKGSSRPYSNNPFWNGVQTNPFLNGNVPAMPSVDELTPKSTVDLLLFDTGTSAFTESSSATTNSTGDIFDELPATHRLHTEPPVKRDNPFFRSKRSYSLSELSVLQAKSDAPASSGFFTGLKSPAPEQFQSREDFRAAWLSHRKLARSCHDLDLLGQSPGWGQTQAVETNIVCKLDSSGGAVQLPDTNISIHVPEGHVAPGETQQISMKALLDPPLELNSDRCSSVSPVLEVKLSTLEVKTHLILEMKVSAEVKNDIFSKSTVGLQCLRSDSKEGPYVPIPLTYSYGDTVQVQLDNLEPCMYLAIVAHGPNILYPSTVWDFIHKKVTVGLYGPKHIHPSFKTVVTIFGHDCAPKTLLVSEVTRQAPSPAPVALQLWGKHQFVLSRPQDLQVCMFSNMTNYEVRASEQAKAVRGFQVKLGKVSRLIFPITCQNPGELSDFTLRVQVKDDQEAILTQFCVQTPQPPPKSAIKPSGQRRFLKKNEVGKIILSPFAATTKYPTFQDRPVSSLKFGKLLKTVVRQSKNHYLLEYKKGDTIALLSEEKVRLKGQLWTKEWYIGYHQGRVGLVHAKNVLVVGKARPSLLSGPELSTSVLLEQILRPCKFLTYIYASVRTLLMENVSSWRSFADALGYGDLPLTCFCRAELDSEPERVASVLEKLKEDCNNTENKDRKSFQKELMMALLKMDCQGLVVRLIQDFVLLTTAVEVAQRWRELAEKLAKVSKQQMDAYESPHRDRNGVVDSEAMWKPAYDFLLTWSHQVGDSYRDVIQELHLGLDKMKNPITKRWKHLTGTLILVNSLDILRAAAFSPVDHDHDDFVI; encoded by the exons TGCCTTCTCCCAGTGCCTTGCTAGCAGACAATCCCACACCTTTCGGAAATGCAAAGGAAGTGGTCGCCATCAAGGACTACTGCCCAACCAACTTCACCACCCTGAAGTTCTCCAAGGGGGACCACCTCTACGTCCTGGACACATCGGGCGGGGAGTGGTGGTACGCACACAACACCACGGAGATGGGCTACATCCCTTCCTCCTACGTGCAGCCCCTGAACTACCGGAACTCCACGCTTAGTGACAGTGGGATGATCGACAATCTTCCAGACAGCCCCGACGAGGTAGCCAAGGAGCTGGATCTGCTCGGAGGGTGGGCAGAAGACAAGAAGGGGTCAAGCAGACCCTACAGTAATAACCCTTTCTGGAACGGGGTCCAGACCAACCCGTTCCTCAATGGGAACGTGCCAGCGATGCCCAGCGTGGACGAGCTGACTCCCAAGAGCACCGTGGACCTGCTCCTCTTCGACACGGGCACGTCCGCTTTCACCGAGTCCAGCTCGGCGACCACCAACAGCACTGGCGACATCTTCGACGAGCTGCCGGCCACACACCGACTCCACACGGAGCCGCCGGTCAAGCGGGACAACCCATTCTTCCGAAGCAAACGTTCCTACAGCCTGTCGGAACTCTCCGTCCTTCAAGCCAAGTCCGACGCGCCCGCGTCTTCGGGGTTTTTCACAGGCTTGAAATCGCCGGCCCCCGAGCAGTTCCAGAGCCGGGAAGACTTCCGCGCCGCCTGGCTGAGCCACCGGAAGCTGGCCCGGTCTTGCCACGACTTGGACTTGCTGGGCCAGAGTCCCGGGTGGGGCCAGACCCAGGCGGTGGAGACGAACATCGTGTGCAAGCTGGATAGTTCGGGGGGCGCCGTGCAGCTCCCCGACACCAACATCAGCATCCACGTGCCCGAAGGCCACGTGGCCCCAGGGGAGACGCAGCAGATCTCCATGAAGGCCCTGCTGGACCCCCCGCTGGAACTCAACAGCGACAGGTGCAGCAGCGTCAGCCCGGTGCTGGAGGTGAAGCTGAGCACCCTGGAGGTGAAGACCCATCTCATCTTGGAGATGAAGGTTTCAGCCGaggtgaaaaatgacattttcagcaAAAGCACAGTGGGCCTCCAGTGCCTGAGGAGCGACTCAAAGGAAGGGCCATATGTCCCCATCCCACTCACCTACAGCTACGGGGACACGGTCCAGGTCCAGCTGGACAACCTGGAGCCCTGCATGTACCTGGCCATCGTTGCCCACGGCCCGAACATCCTCTACCCTTCCACGGTCTGGGACTTCATCCATAAAAAAGTCACCGTGGGTCTCTATGGCCCCAAACACATTCACCCGTCCTTCAAGACGGTGGTGACCATTTTTGGGCATGATTGTGCCCCCAAGACGCTACTGGTCAGCGAGGTCACCCGCCAGGCCCCGAGCCCTGCCCCAGTGGCGCTGCAGCTCTGGGGCAAGCACCAGTTCGTCTTGTCCAGGCCCCAGGATCTCCAGGTCTGCATGTTCTCCAACATGACCAACTACGAGGTCAGAGCCAGCGAGCAGGCCAAAGCCGTGCGCGGGTTCCAGGTGAAGCTGGGCAAGGTCAGCCGCCTCATCTTCCCCATCACCTGCCAGAACCCTGGCGAGCTCTCCGACTTCACCTTGAGGGTGCAGGTGAAAGACGACCAGGAGGCCATCCTGACCCAGTTTTGCGTCCAGACGCCCCAGCCCCCTCCAAAAAGTGCCATCAAGCCATCCGGGCAGAGACGGTTTCTCAAAAAGAACGAGGTCGGCAAGATCATTCTGTCCCCATTCGCCGCCACCACCAAGTACCCGACTTTCCAGGACCGCCCCGTGTCCAGCCTCAAGTTCGGCAAGTTACTCAAGACGGTGGTGCGGCAGAGCAAGAACCACTACCTGCTGGAGTACAAGAAGGGCGACACCATCGCCCTGCTCAGCGAGGAGAAGGTCCGGCTGAAGGGCCAGCTGTGGACCAAGGAGTGGTACATCGGCTACCACCAGGGCCGGGTGGGCCTCGTGCACGCCAAGAACGTGCTCGTGGTGGGCAAGGCCCGGCCCAGCCTCCTCTCCGGGCCCGAGCTGAGCACGTCGGTGCTGCTGGAGCAGATCCTGCGACCCTGCAAGTTCCTCACCTACATCTACGCCTCGGTGCGCACGCTGCTCATGGAGAACGTCAGCAGCTGGCGCTCCTTCGCCGACGCCCTGGGCTACGGCGACCTGCCGCTCACCTGCTTCTGCCGCGCCGAGCTGGACAGCGAGCCCGAGCGCGTGGCGTCCGTTCTGGAGAAGCTGAAGGAGGACTGTAACAACACGGAGAACAAGGACCGCAAGTCCTTCCAGAAGGAGCTCATGATG GCCCTACTGAAGATGGACTGCCAGGGCCTGGTGGTCAGGCTCATCCAGGACTTCGTGCTCCTGACCACGGCGGTCGAGGTGGCGCAGCGCTGGAGGGAGCTGGCTGAGAAGCTGGCCAAGGTGTCCAAGCAGCAGATGGATGCGTACGAGTCCCCCCACCGGGACAGGAATGGGGTCGTGGACAGCGAG GCCATGTGGAAACCCGCGTACGACTTTCTACTCACCTGGAGCCACCAGGTCGGGGACAGCTACCGGGATGTCATCCAGGAGCTGCACCTGGGCCTGGACAAGATGAAAAACCCAATCACCAAGCGCTGGAAACACCTCACGGGAACCCTGATCCTGGTGAACTCCCTGGACATCTTGCGAGCAGCCGCCTTCAGTCCTGTGGACCATGACCATGACGACTTTGTGATTTGA